A window of the Monomorium pharaonis isolate MP-MQ-018 unplaced genomic scaffold, ASM1337386v2 scaffold_91, whole genome shotgun sequence genome harbors these coding sequences:
- the LOC118648844 gene encoding cytochrome P450 2U1-like isoform X1 produces MPYTEAIMTESQRIRNVGPILPPHRTVEDTILDGYKIPKDTMVLLNAESNNMDPELYPDPISFRPERYINKDGIYQTPENLILFGKGKRRCLGEIMARSAIFLIFVGIMQKYCLLPEPGKGYIKGEFITGLMRELKPYKMLIVRR; encoded by the exons ATGCCCTACACGGAAGCGATAATGACCGAAAGTCAACGCATCCGGAACGTGGGACCTATATTGCCACCACATCGCACTGTCGAAGATACAATCCTTGATGGTTACAAGATACCAAAAGATACTATGGTTCTTCTGAATGCGGAAAGCAACAATATGGACCCGGAATTATATCCTGACCCAATCTCATTTAGACCGGAGAGGTATATAAACAAGGATGGCATATATCAAACACCAGAAAACCTTATATTGTTCGGCAAAG GAAAGAGAAGATGTCTTGGAGAAATTATGGCAAGATCAGCAATATTTCTCATATTTGTCGGGATaatgcagaaatattgtttacTTCCGGAACCAGGTAAAGGATACATTAAAGGGGAATTTATTACCGGATTGATGCGTGAACTGAAGccttataaaatgttaattgttcggagataa
- the LOC118648844 gene encoding cytochrome P450 76A2-like isoform X2, with the protein MPYTEAIMTESQRIRNVGPILPPHRTVEDTILDGYKIPKDTMVLLNAESNNMDPELYPDPISFRPERKEKMSWRNYGKISNISHICRDNAEILFTSGTR; encoded by the exons ATGCCCTACACGGAAGCGATAATGACCGAAAGTCAACGCATCCGGAACGTGGGACCTATATTGCCACCACATCGCACTGTCGAAGATACAATCCTTGATGGTTACAAGATACCAAAAGATACTATGGTTCTTCTGAATGCGGAAAGCAACAATATGGACCCGGAATTATATCCTGACCCAATCTCATTTAGACCGGAGAG GAAAGAGAAGATGTCTTGGAGAAATTATGGCAAGATCAGCAATATTTCTCATATTTGTCGGGATaatgcagaaatattgtttacTTCCGGAACCAGGTAA